The segment GCCACCTCGTTCATAAAGACGCCACGAAGCTTCGAGCGCTTCGCGTGTCACGGGCATGTTTTCCGTGGAATGACCTTGGCATGCTCGTATGCGATCGCCCACGAGCTCCAGCCTGCTTTTGTTGTTCAACCGAACAACCTCCTCGAGATCCCCGCGACTCATGTGCAAGTACCGTAAGACTTCGGTGACGGGCACCCAGCCAGCGGCGTCCATCGACACGCGAGCCTCGCGCGCGCCGTGGCGAAGAAGCCAAGAGAGCGTTTTGCTTTTTTCGACGATGTTCATGATTCGCGCAGCATAATGCACGTTGCCATCACGCGGAACTCGTAAGATTTGATGATGTATCACGTTTCGTGATAACTCTTCACCCCATGCTCGAGACGTCCTGGTTACGCGCTTTCGCTTCTTTCGCCGATCACTTGAACTTCACGCGCGCTGCGCGGACACTCCACCTCTCGCAACCGGCGCTCTTTGCGCAAGTGCAAAAACTTTCGGACGCCGCGGGAACGCCTCTTTACAAACGCTCCGGCCGCGCGCTCGTGCTCACCGAAGCTGGAGAACGAATGGCGGCGTTTGCGCGAAAAAACCTAGCCGACCAAGCCGCGCTCGTGGAAGAGCTGCGCACGGGGCAAACGCGCGCACGGGTCGTTTTGTGTGCGGGAGAAGGCGCCTATCTTTATCTCATTGGCGAGGCGGTACAGCGTTCGGCTCGAGATGCACGAACGCCGATCGAGCTGCTCGTGCGGGATGCGACGGATACGCTCTCTGCATTGCGCACGGGGGCGGCGCATATTGGAGTTTTGCCCCTCGCGTCGATACCGCCGCGAATGATCGCCGAACCGCTCGCGCACGTTGGGCAAATGTTGGTTCTACCCGAATCTCATGTGCTAGCGCAAAAATCTCGATTGACGCTCGAGGATCTTTCTGGCATGGCGCTCGTCGTTCCGCCCCCTGGATCATCGCAGCGCCGAGTGCTCGACGAGGCTCTGCTACGCGCGGGTGTTTCGTGGGAAATTGCCGTCGAGGCGCGGGGCTGGCCGCTCGTGCTGCATCTCGTGAAGCTCGGTACGGGTTTGTCGATCGTGAACGACTTTTGTCGCCTTCCAGCGGGGCTCGTGGGAAAACCATTGACGGATTTACCGAGCCACACCTATTACGCCGTCCGTGGGGAGGACACGCCGCTCGAAGGGGCCGTCGAGCGAGTTTGGAAGCGGCTCCTTGCAACCACGAAGCGGGCCGTCCGTTGAGGTGTCAAACACGATGCGAGGCTGTTGCCGCAGCAGTCTTGACACCCCGTCGCCCAGATCGAGTATGCTCCCGCCGATGTCTTCCCTTGGCCCGCGCCCTCGCAACTTGCCCATTGCCCCCGTAGCGGAGCCTTCGCGCACGAAAAAGCTGCCTCTCGCAGCCGAAACGCGCCCGATCGATCGCCGCTGGACTCCGCTTTATGCCGTCTGGGAAATCACGCTGCGCTGCGATCTTGCTTGTCGCCATTGCGGTTCACGCGCTGGCCGTACGCGCCCGGACGAACTGTCGACCGCCGAGGCTCTCGATCTGGTCGCACAAATGGCCGAGCTCGGCTGCGAAGAGGTCACGGTCATCGGCGGCGAGGCGTACTTGCGCGACGATTGGACCGAGATCGTCCGCGCAATCCGAGCGCGCGGCATGCGTGCATCCATGACGACGGGCGGCCGTGGGCTTACGCGTGACGTCGTCCGTGCAGCCAAGCAAGCCGGGCTCGAGAGCGTGTCGGTATCGGTCGACGGCCTCGAAGCAACGCACGACGCCCTGCGCGGCGTAAAAGGCAGCTTTGCTTCAGCGATGGCGGCGCTCGAAAACCTCGCCGCCGAGGGTTTGCCCGCGTCGGCGAATACGCAAATCGGCCGGGTCAGTCTGCGTGAAATCCCGGCCGTCTTCGAGCGACTCGTGGCTGCGCGCATTCATTCCTGGCAGGTGCAGCTCACGGTCGCGATGGGCCGCGCCGTCGACGAGCCCGAGCTTTTGCTCGAGCCTTATCAAATGCTGGAGGTCATGCCGATGCTCGCGCGGATCAAGCGGCGCGCGGACGAGGCGGGAATACGGGTTTGGCCGGGCAATAACATCGGGTATTTCGGCCCGTACGAATCGCTGCTTCGGGGCACGCTACCGCGCGGGCACCTCTCGTCGTGCGGGGCCGGTCGATCGACGCTCGGCATCGAGGCCAATGGCGACATCAAGGGCTGCCCCTCGCTGCCGACGGCCGATTACGTGGGCGGTAACATTCGCGAGCACCGCTTGCGCGACATTTGGGAGCGCGCTGCGCCATTGCGATTCACGCGCGACCGCACGGTGGACGACCTCTGGGGCCCGTGTCGCACCTGCTATTACGCCGACACCTGCCGCGCGGGCTGCTCCTGGACCTCGCACGTGCTTTTCGGCCGCCCGGGCAACAATCCGTTTTGCCATCACCGCGCGCTCGAGCTTTTGCGCGAAGGTATGCGCGAACGGCTCGTACGTGTCGAGGCTGCGC is part of the Polyangiaceae bacterium genome and harbors:
- a CDS encoding LysR family transcriptional regulator is translated as MLETSWLRAFASFADHLNFTRAARTLHLSQPALFAQVQKLSDAAGTPLYKRSGRALVLTEAGERMAAFARKNLADQAALVEELRTGQTRARVVLCAGEGAYLYLIGEAVQRSARDARTPIELLVRDATDTLSALRTGAAHIGVLPLASIPPRMIAEPLAHVGQMLVLPESHVLAQKSRLTLEDLSGMALVVPPPGSSQRRVLDEALLRAGVSWEIAVEARGWPLVLHLVKLGTGLSIVNDFCRLPAGLVGKPLTDLPSHTYYAVRGEDTPLEGAVERVWKRLLATTKRAVR
- a CDS encoding radical SAM protein, with the translated sequence MLPPMSSLGPRPRNLPIAPVAEPSRTKKLPLAAETRPIDRRWTPLYAVWEITLRCDLACRHCGSRAGRTRPDELSTAEALDLVAQMAELGCEEVTVIGGEAYLRDDWTEIVRAIRARGMRASMTTGGRGLTRDVVRAAKQAGLESVSVSVDGLEATHDALRGVKGSFASAMAALENLAAEGLPASANTQIGRVSLREIPAVFERLVAARIHSWQVQLTVAMGRAVDEPELLLEPYQMLEVMPMLARIKRRADEAGIRVWPGNNIGYFGPYESLLRGTLPRGHLSSCGAGRSTLGIEANGDIKGCPSLPTADYVGGNIREHRLRDIWERAAPLRFTRDRTVDDLWGPCRTCYYADTCRAGCSWTSHVLFGRPGNNPFCHHRALELLREGMRERLVRVEAAPGTPFDHGRFDVVLEPFPESELSRARELARTGEGFLD